One window from the genome of Elaeis guineensis isolate ETL-2024a chromosome 5, EG11, whole genome shotgun sequence encodes:
- the LOC105045950 gene encoding CBL-interacting serine/threonine-protein kinase 14 yields MPDSGGRVPPDGGGHTPTPAAKVLFGKYEVGRILGCGAFAKVYHARTAGTGQSVAIKCISKHKVLRGGLAGNVRREIAAMRRLRHPHVVRLYEVLASRSKIYFVLEFAKGGELFARISAHGRLPEDAARRLFHQLVSAIAFCHARGVFHRDLKPENLLLDDQGDLKVSDFGLSAVVSTANADRLFQTLCGTPAYVAPEILSKRGYDGAKVDIWSCGVILFVLAAGYLPFNDPNLMNLYRKIYRGFFRCPRWISPELRRLLGRLLDTNPETRITVDGILVDPWFRTGLEEDRFLAMTRFREDVDARISKMDQLPAACMEEERELNAFDIISFSTGFDLSGLFDAAVDRERFVSAEPPEMILCRVEEVGRAEGLVVRRRKGKPGGGGGGGAAVEDGTGNMVVWVEVYRLNRELVVVEVEIGREGEGNWEFWREKLGPALKGGSVSEPQSPVSCSSGWSSDRVSSFDPWDETDSNNLAGDNNSGSEC; encoded by the coding sequence ATGCCGGACTCCGGCGGCCGCGTCCCGCCGGACGGCGGCGGTCATACGCCTACGCCGGCGGCGAAGGTCTTATTCGGGAAGTACGAGGTGGGCCGCATCCTCGGCTGCGGCGCCTTCGCCAAGGTCTACCACGCCCGCACCGCCGGCACCGGCCAGAGCGTAGCCATCAAGTGCATCAGCAAGCACAAAGTCCTCCGCGGCGGCCTCGCGGGCAACGTCCGCCGTGAGATCGCAGCCATGCGCCGCCTCCGTCACCCGCACGTCGTCCGCCTCTACGAGGTCCTCGCCTCCCGCTCCAAGATCTACTTCGTCCTCGAGTTCGCCAAGGGCGGCGAGCTCTTCGCCCGCATCTCCGCCCACGGCCGCCTCCCCGAGGACGCCGCCCGCCGCCTCTTCCACCAGCTTGTCTCCGCCATCGCCTTCTGCCACGCCCGCGGCGTCTTCCACCGCGACCTCAAGCCGGAGAACCTCCTTCTCGACGACCAGGGCGATCTCAAGGTCTCCGATTTTGGCCTCAGCGCCGTCGTCTCCACCGCCAACGCCGACCGCCTCTTCCAGACCCTCTGCGGCACGCCGGCGTACGTCGCGCCGGAGATCCTTTCCAAGAGAGGCTACGATGGCGCCAAGGTCGATATTTGGTCCTGCGGCGTCATCCTCTTCGTCCTCGCCGCTGGCTATCTCCCCTTCAACGATCCCAACTTGATGAATCTCTACCGCAAGATCTACCGCGGCTTCTTCCGATGCCCCCGGTGGATCTCGCCGGAGCTCCGGCGACTCCTTGGCCGCCTCCTCGACACGAACCCCGAGACCCGGATCACCGTCGACGGCATCCTGGTGGACCCCTGGTTCCGGACGGGGCTCGAGGAGGACCGGTTTTTGGCCATGACGCGGTTCCGCGAGGACGTCGACGCGCGAATCTCAAAGATGGACCAGCTGCCGGCGGCATGCATGGAGGAGGAGCGGGAGCTTAACGCGTTCGATATAATATCCTTCTCGACCGGGTTCGACCTCTCCGGGCTCTTCGACGCGGCGGTGGATCGGGAGAGGTTCGTGTCGGCAGAACCGCCGGAAATGATTCTGTGCCGCGTCGAGGAGGTGGGCAGGGCGGAGGGGCTGGTGGTGCGGCGGAGGAAGGGGAAGCctggtggcggcggcggcggaggggcCGCGGTCGAGGATGGGACCGGGAATATGGTAGTTTGGGTCGAAGTGTATCGGCTGAACCGGGAGCTGGTGGTGGTCGAGGTCGAGATCGGGCGCGAGGGGGAGGGGAACTGGGAGTTCTGGAGGGAGAAGCTCGGACCGGCTCTGAAGGGCGGGTCGGTTAGTGAACCGCAGAGTCCGGTTTCGTGTTCGTCGGGTTGGTCGTCGGACCGGGTTTCTTCGTTTGACCCGTGGGACGAAACCGATTCGAATAACCTCGCCGGGGATAATAATTCCGGCAGTGAGTGTTGA